From the Candidatus Bathyarchaeota archaeon genome, one window contains:
- a CDS encoding TRAM domain-containing protein: protein MAYPVELGEEYELEIVETTPNGEGVGKIKGFPVFVKNAPLGANVKVRVTKLEGGCADAQIAT, encoded by the coding sequence ATCGCGTATCCTGTTGAATTAGGCGAAGAATACGAATTGGAAATAGTTGAGACTACCCCCAATGGAGAAGGCGTGGGCAAAATCAAGGGATTCCCCGTTTTTGTCAAAAACGCCCCCTTAGGAGCAAACGTAAAAGTCCGCGTAACCAAACTAGAAGGTGGCTGCGCAGACGCCCAAATAGCTACCTAA